The following are encoded together in the Kribbella sp. CA-293567 genome:
- the argC gene encoding N-acetyl-gamma-glutamyl-phosphate reductase: MSLRVAVAGASGYAGGELLRLLSTHPEVEIGALTAGSSAGTALGLHHPHLLPLAGRTLVETSAETLAGHDVVFLALPHGQSAGIAEQLGEDVTVIDCGADFRLVEAEAWVEFYGGKHAGHWPYGLPELPGQREKLRGTNRVAVPGCYPTVSTLALLPAVQGGLVDPGQLVVVAVSGTSGAGKAAKTHLMGAEVMGSATAYGVGGVHRHTPEIEQNLGPVTDQPISVSFTPVLAPMARGILATCSAPVTAGTTAESLRQAYEAAYQDEPFVHLLPAGQWPQTQSTLGANTVQLQVTLDERTGRAVIVAAMDNLTKGTAGAAVQCMNLAAGLDETLALPLVGVAP, from the coding sequence ATGAGTTTGAGGGTCGCGGTCGCCGGAGCCAGTGGATACGCCGGGGGAGAGCTGCTCCGGCTGCTCTCCACGCATCCGGAGGTCGAGATCGGAGCACTCACGGCCGGCAGCAGTGCCGGTACGGCGCTGGGCCTCCACCATCCACACCTACTGCCTCTCGCCGGGCGCACGTTGGTCGAGACCTCCGCGGAAACTCTCGCGGGTCACGACGTCGTGTTCCTGGCGTTGCCGCACGGGCAGTCCGCCGGAATCGCCGAGCAACTCGGTGAGGACGTCACCGTGATCGACTGCGGCGCGGACTTCCGGCTGGTCGAGGCCGAGGCCTGGGTGGAGTTCTACGGCGGTAAGCACGCCGGGCACTGGCCCTACGGACTGCCCGAACTGCCCGGTCAACGCGAGAAGCTGCGCGGCACGAACCGGGTCGCAGTACCGGGGTGCTATCCGACTGTCTCGACCCTCGCGCTGCTCCCCGCAGTGCAGGGTGGTCTGGTCGACCCCGGCCAGCTGGTGGTCGTCGCAGTCAGCGGGACGTCGGGAGCGGGCAAGGCCGCGAAGACGCATCTGATGGGTGCGGAAGTGATGGGCTCCGCCACGGCGTACGGCGTCGGCGGCGTGCACCGGCACACGCCGGAGATCGAGCAGAACCTCGGGCCGGTCACCGACCAGCCCATCTCGGTCTCGTTCACCCCCGTGCTCGCCCCGATGGCGCGCGGCATCCTGGCCACCTGCAGCGCACCCGTCACCGCCGGTACTACGGCCGAAAGCCTGCGGCAGGCCTACGAGGCTGCCTACCAGGACGAGCCGTTCGTGCACCTGCTGCCGGCAGGGCAGTGGCCGCAGACCCAGTCGACACTCGGTGCCAACACCGTCCAGTTGCAGGTCACGCTGGACGAGCGCACCGGCCGCGCAGTGATCGTGGCGGCGATGGACAACCTCACCAAGGGCACCGCCGGCGCCGCCGTGCAGTGCATGAACCTGGCCGCCGGTCTCGACGAGACGCTGGCCCTTCCCCTCGTAGGAGTAGCCCCGTGA